In Mixophyes fleayi isolate aMixFle1 chromosome 4, aMixFle1.hap1, whole genome shotgun sequence, the following proteins share a genomic window:
- the LOC142152171 gene encoding transmembrane protein 53-like isoform X2 codes for MPPDLAMTTTSGYVPVGQALTTSPLSPNVKKYSNTVSLYTNPSNSESCLSSRPLLLFLPWLGSHARSQEKYIQLYFKLGFDVLVAESSLIHFLWPKTGLEYAGQLIDLLMGEKDLCSRRLYLHAVSIGGYIFAQMLVCSSKEQRDMLEMIHGQVFDSLVVGSMEKMATGIAQTVGIPLLKSLVVRGSLLYFSLLKAQTADYYERGIQAFWDNPINCPALFFYCMNDTMSDHKEVDKILQEWEKQGIKVQGKNWENSVHAGHLRRHTEEYTNILNSFLCGLEANVPKSRL; via the exons ATGCCTCCCGACCTTGCTATGACTACAACTTCTGGATATGTCCCTGTGGGTCAAGCTCTGACTACCTCACCGCTGTCTCCAAATGTGAAGAAATACTCCAACACGGTATCCTTGTACACAAACCCCTCAAACTCCGAAAGCTGTCTGTCCTCCCGTCCACTTTTACTCTTCCTTCCCTGGCTGGGCTCACATGCTCGATCTCAGGAAAAGTATATTCAGTTGTACTTTAAGTTGGGCTTTGATGTGTTAGTGGCAGAGAGCTCATTGATACACTTTCTGTGGCCCAAGACAGGGTTAGAGTACGCAGGGCAGTTGATAGATCTTCTGATGGGAGAAAAAGATCTCTGCTCCCGCAGACTTTACCTCCATGCAGTATCCATTGGAGGCTACATATTTGCACAGATGTTGGTGTGTTCATCCAAAGAACAGCGTGACATGCTGGAGATGATTCATGGCCAGGTGTTCGACAGCCTTGTTGTTGGCAGCATGGAAAAGATGGCAACAG GTATAGCTCAAACGGTTGGCATCCCTCTTTTAAAATCATTGGTGGTACGGGGATCACTACTTTATTTCTCACTCCTAAAAGCCCAAACTGCAGACTACTATGAAAGAGGAATTCAAGCCTTTTGGGACAACCCAATCAACTGCCCTGCACTCTTCTTCTATTGCATGAATGACACGATGAGCGATCATAAAGAGGTGGACAAAATTCTGCAGGAGTGGGAGAAACAGGGGATCAAAGTGCAGGGCAAGAATTGGGAGAATTCTGTGCACGCAGGGCATCTCCGTAGACACACGGAGGAGTACACCAATATCTTGAACAGTTTCCTTTGTGGTCTAGAGGCCAATGTCCCTAAAAGCAGACTGTAG
- the LOC142152171 gene encoding transmembrane protein 53-like isoform X1, whose protein sequence is MTSTVLWPCIMFMGSCMRTLCGIIYRTAPFISTGRYLTYQTSSMPPDLAMTTTSGYVPVGQALTTSPLSPNVKKYSNTVSLYTNPSNSESCLSSRPLLLFLPWLGSHARSQEKYIQLYFKLGFDVLVAESSLIHFLWPKTGLEYAGQLIDLLMGEKDLCSRRLYLHAVSIGGYIFAQMLVCSSKEQRDMLEMIHGQVFDSLVVGSMEKMATGIAQTVGIPLLKSLVVRGSLLYFSLLKAQTADYYERGIQAFWDNPINCPALFFYCMNDTMSDHKEVDKILQEWEKQGIKVQGKNWENSVHAGHLRRHTEEYTNILNSFLCGLEANVPKSRL, encoded by the exons ATGACATCTACAGTTTTATGGCCTTGCATTATGTTTATGGGGAGCTGTATGCGCACCCTGTGTGGTATCATCTACCGTACAGCGCCCTTCATCAGTACG GGTCGTTACCTCACTTACCAAACCAGTTCAATGCCTCCCGACCTTGCTATGACTACAACTTCTGGATATGTCCCTGTGGGTCAAGCTCTGACTACCTCACCGCTGTCTCCAAATGTGAAGAAATACTCCAACACGGTATCCTTGTACACAAACCCCTCAAACTCCGAAAGCTGTCTGTCCTCCCGTCCACTTTTACTCTTCCTTCCCTGGCTGGGCTCACATGCTCGATCTCAGGAAAAGTATATTCAGTTGTACTTTAAGTTGGGCTTTGATGTGTTAGTGGCAGAGAGCTCATTGATACACTTTCTGTGGCCCAAGACAGGGTTAGAGTACGCAGGGCAGTTGATAGATCTTCTGATGGGAGAAAAAGATCTCTGCTCCCGCAGACTTTACCTCCATGCAGTATCCATTGGAGGCTACATATTTGCACAGATGTTGGTGTGTTCATCCAAAGAACAGCGTGACATGCTGGAGATGATTCATGGCCAGGTGTTCGACAGCCTTGTTGTTGGCAGCATGGAAAAGATGGCAACAG GTATAGCTCAAACGGTTGGCATCCCTCTTTTAAAATCATTGGTGGTACGGGGATCACTACTTTATTTCTCACTCCTAAAAGCCCAAACTGCAGACTACTATGAAAGAGGAATTCAAGCCTTTTGGGACAACCCAATCAACTGCCCTGCACTCTTCTTCTATTGCATGAATGACACGATGAGCGATCATAAAGAGGTGGACAAAATTCTGCAGGAGTGGGAGAAACAGGGGATCAAAGTGCAGGGCAAGAATTGGGAGAATTCTGTGCACGCAGGGCATCTCCGTAGACACACGGAGGAGTACACCAATATCTTGAACAGTTTCCTTTGTGGTCTAGAGGCCAATGTCCCTAAAAGCAGACTGTAG